The following are encoded in a window of Brevibacillus ruminantium genomic DNA:
- the atoS gene encoding two-component system sensor histidine kinase AtoS: protein MRSYVYRIRFILSVIAVTVLPIIVTGIVLLKAAEQALLEEKEKKLVAITKQMDLALLTDFDTILREQGLENATREQQIQALNRGLAQLTDQIAQAHPGIGVGYYGKKLDAILTYGPSQDMRQHVGTPIAPNHPGRQVMSKRVQEVVVGPQVRGDIMNAMFPIERNGEVIGYAWANELMSSIDIQLAGMRQGIYSVVGIGCVVAAVASGLMVHRLEIILIEIKEGLRRLSLDLSFRMKPKTGEPGEIFEAINKMASDLQASRSHTETIIHSMESGVIALDHSGCITAWNQAASRITGLNLEQAIGRDYRELFQGETPILQALSQALEEGKTTKDAEWGPLNARGVSLYIKLGTFIWRSPMNEVLGAIIVLDDRSEWKRMEETLAQAKRLAMIGELAASIAHEVRNPLTSIKAFAQIIEEDLPADHDSREYTGIIVGEVDRLNRFADELLLFSSPNEEKHVQAHVAEVLDQTLLLIRRSAARQGILLEKVYGDEMASVLASPKLLKQVFLNILINALQAMQEGGRLMVETKVEDGNVLVSITNDGSSIAEEHLLNVFEPFFTTKQSGTGLGLAISQRIVQAYGGQILARNVEKGVQFTVVLPAKKEVV from the coding sequence CTGACCGACTTTGACACGATTTTGCGTGAACAAGGGCTGGAAAATGCCACGCGTGAACAGCAGATCCAGGCGTTGAACCGGGGATTGGCGCAGCTCACGGATCAGATTGCCCAGGCCCATCCAGGCATTGGCGTCGGTTATTACGGCAAAAAGCTGGATGCCATTTTGACATACGGCCCCAGTCAGGATATGAGGCAGCATGTAGGCACACCGATTGCTCCGAATCATCCTGGTCGCCAAGTGATGAGCAAAAGAGTTCAGGAAGTGGTCGTGGGTCCGCAGGTACGGGGAGATATCATGAATGCGATGTTTCCCATCGAAAGAAACGGCGAAGTAATCGGCTACGCCTGGGCAAATGAACTGATGAGCAGCATCGATATCCAGCTTGCCGGAATGCGGCAAGGCATCTACTCGGTTGTGGGGATCGGCTGTGTCGTGGCTGCTGTCGCCAGCGGATTGATGGTGCACCGGCTGGAAATCATTCTGATCGAAATCAAAGAAGGATTGCGAAGACTCAGTCTGGATCTTTCGTTTCGGATGAAACCGAAAACGGGCGAGCCCGGAGAGATCTTTGAGGCCATCAACAAAATGGCCAGTGATCTGCAAGCGAGCCGCAGCCATACGGAAACGATCATTCACAGCATGGAGAGCGGTGTGATCGCCCTCGACCACAGCGGCTGCATCACCGCCTGGAATCAGGCAGCCAGCCGCATCACCGGACTGAACCTGGAGCAGGCCATAGGGCGGGATTATCGCGAGCTGTTTCAGGGGGAAACACCGATTTTGCAAGCATTGTCACAAGCGCTGGAAGAAGGGAAAACGACGAAGGATGCCGAGTGGGGCCCGCTGAATGCTCGGGGTGTCTCTCTTTATATCAAGCTGGGGACCTTCATTTGGCGGAGCCCGATGAACGAGGTGCTTGGCGCCATCATCGTCCTGGATGACCGTAGTGAGTGGAAGCGGATGGAGGAAACGCTGGCACAAGCCAAGCGGCTGGCGATGATCGGTGAGCTGGCAGCCAGTATCGCGCATGAGGTCCGCAATCCGCTTACCTCGATCAAAGCTTTTGCACAGATCATCGAGGAGGATTTGCCCGCTGATCATGACAGCCGTGAATACACGGGGATCATCGTCGGGGAAGTGGATCGGCTGAATCGCTTTGCCGATGAATTGCTCCTGTTCTCCAGCCCCAACGAGGAAAAGCATGTTCAGGCTCACGTTGCAGAGGTACTGGATCAGACGTTGCTCCTGATCCGGCGGAGCGCTGCCCGTCAAGGAATCCTGCTGGAAAAGGTTTATGGGGACGAGATGGCCTCTGTTCTGGCGTCTCCCAAGCTGTTAAAGCAGGTTTTCCTCAACATCCTGATCAACGCGCTTCAAGCGATGCAAGAAGGTGGAAGGCTGATGGTCGAGACCAAGGTAGAGGACGGAAACGTACTGGTCTCAATTACGAACGATGGATCATCGATAGCGGAAGAGCATCTGTTGAATGTGTTTGAACCGTTTTTCACCACCAAACAATCGGGAACGGGACTTGGACTGGCGATCTCGCAGCGAATCGTTCAGGCGTATGGCGGCCAAATTTTAGCCCGCAATGTAGAGAAGGGCGTTCAGTTTACAGTGGTCCTGCCCGCCAAGAAGGAGGTTGTATGA